Proteins encoded in a region of the Streptomyces sp. NBC_01471 genome:
- a CDS encoding MFS transporter: MSTAMLKTPDISVPDPNRWKALVFIALAQLMVVLDATIVNIALPHAQVDLGISDANKQWVITAYALAFGGLLLFGGRIGDLWGRKRAFVIGLLGFAAASAVGGAAANEAMLLTSRAAQGVFGALLAPAALSLLAVTFTDAKERAKAFGIFGAIAGGGGAVGLLLGGFLTEYLDWRWTFFVNIPFAAVAALGAYFVIREPAGGRNRSPLDIPGVLLSTTGLVALVYGFTRAASDGWSDPVTIGMFVATVVLLGAFVAVESKVKAPLLPLRVVADRNRGGIYASLGLAIIGMFGLFLFLTYYLQVVQGYSSVRTGFAFLPMVAAMITGSTQIGARLMTRVPARFLMGPGFAVAAVGMLLLTRIEVGSSYASVILPGMVLLGLGMGTAFMPAMSLATHGIAPRDAGVASAMVNTSQQVGGAIGTALLNTIAASATTAYLVGHAAAGGNPKLVQAQALVHGYTNAIWVAVGILAVASVIALTLINAGRPSVTPAASGGSGSRDSDAVEDEVQIPVIAH; this comes from the coding sequence ATGTCAACAGCCATGCTGAAAACTCCCGACATATCAGTCCCTGACCCCAACCGCTGGAAAGCGCTCGTCTTCATCGCCCTTGCGCAGCTGATGGTGGTGCTCGACGCGACGATCGTGAACATCGCGCTGCCGCACGCCCAGGTCGACCTGGGCATCTCGGACGCCAACAAGCAGTGGGTCATCACGGCCTACGCCCTCGCCTTCGGCGGCCTCCTCCTCTTCGGTGGCCGCATCGGCGACCTGTGGGGCCGCAAGCGCGCCTTCGTCATCGGGCTGCTCGGCTTCGCCGCCGCGTCCGCCGTCGGCGGCGCCGCGGCCAACGAGGCGATGCTGCTCACCTCCCGTGCCGCGCAGGGCGTCTTCGGCGCGCTGCTCGCACCGGCCGCGCTGTCGCTGCTCGCCGTGACCTTCACCGATGCCAAGGAGCGCGCCAAGGCGTTCGGCATCTTCGGGGCCATCGCCGGTGGTGGTGGCGCCGTGGGCCTGCTGCTCGGCGGATTCCTCACCGAGTACCTGGACTGGCGCTGGACGTTCTTCGTCAACATCCCGTTCGCTGCCGTCGCCGCACTCGGCGCGTACTTCGTGATCCGTGAGCCCGCGGGCGGCCGCAACCGTTCGCCGCTGGACATCCCCGGTGTCCTGCTCTCCACGACGGGCCTGGTGGCCCTCGTGTACGGCTTCACGCGCGCCGCGTCCGACGGCTGGTCCGACCCGGTCACGATCGGCATGTTCGTCGCCACCGTCGTCCTGCTCGGAGCGTTCGTCGCCGTCGAGTCGAAGGTCAAGGCCCCGCTGCTCCCGCTGCGCGTGGTCGCCGACCGCAACCGCGGTGGCATCTACGCCTCGCTCGGCCTGGCCATCATCGGGATGTTCGGCCTCTTCCTCTTCCTGACGTACTACCTCCAGGTCGTGCAGGGCTACTCCTCGGTCAGGACCGGCTTCGCCTTCCTGCCGATGGTCGCCGCCATGATCACGGGCTCCACGCAGATCGGCGCCCGCCTGATGACCCGGGTGCCCGCCCGGTTCCTGATGGGTCCCGGCTTCGCCGTCGCGGCCGTCGGCATGCTGCTGCTGACCCGCATCGAGGTCGGTTCCTCGTACGCCTCGGTGATCCTGCCGGGCATGGTCCTGCTGGGCCTCGGCATGGGTACGGCGTTCATGCCCGCCATGTCGCTCGCCACGCACGGCATCGCACCGCGTGACGCGGGTGTCGCGTCGGCGATGGTGAACACCTCGCAGCAGGTGGGTGGCGCGATCGGTACGGCGCTGCTGAACACGATCGCCGCCTCCGCCACCACCGCGTACCTCGTGGGACACGCGGCGGCCGGCGGCAACCCGAAGCTGGTGCAGGCCCAGGCGCTGGTGCACGGCTACACGAACGCGATCTGGGTGGCGGTCGGCATCCTGGCCGTCGCCTCGGTGATCGCGCTGACGCTCATCAACGCCGGTCGTCCCTCGGTCACTCCGGCAGCGTCGGGGGGTTCCGGTTCCAGGGACTCCGACGCGGTCGAGGACGAGGTGCAGATCCCGGTGATCGCGCACTGA
- a CDS encoding MarR family transcriptional regulator, with amino-acid sequence MEHMTSAPPPDEPRWLSDDEQRIWRAYLHATTLLEDHLDRQLQRDAGMPHIYYGLLVKLSQAPRRRMRMTQLAMDAKITRSRLSHAIARLERNGWVHREDCPSDKRGQNAVLTPAGMKVLERTAPGHVEAVRQALFDRLSPEQVGQLGEIMRVMAEGLQPEDQDADLPWLR; translated from the coding sequence GTGGAGCACATGACCTCGGCACCGCCCCCTGACGAACCGCGCTGGCTCAGCGACGATGAGCAGCGCATCTGGCGCGCATACCTCCACGCCACCACGCTCCTGGAGGACCATCTCGACCGCCAGCTGCAGCGGGACGCCGGGATGCCGCACATCTACTACGGGCTGCTCGTGAAGCTCTCGCAGGCGCCCCGGCGGCGGATGCGGATGACCCAGCTGGCGATGGACGCGAAGATCACCCGTTCCCGGCTCTCGCACGCGATAGCACGGCTGGAGCGGAACGGCTGGGTGCACCGTGAGGACTGCCCGTCCGACAAGCGCGGCCAGAACGCGGTCCTGACTCCCGCCGGTATGAAGGTGCTGGAGCGGACCGCGCCCGGTCATGTCGAGGCCGTACGGCAGGCGCTGTTCGACCGGCTCTCCCCCGAACAGGTCGGCCAGCTCGGCGAGATCATGCGTGTGATGGCCGAGGGGCTGCAACCCGAGGATCAGGACGCGGATCTGCCCTGGCTCCGCTGA
- a CDS encoding class III extradiol ring-cleavage dioxygenase: MPAIAPERMPALYLSHGAPPLADDPVWPGQLAAWAAGLPRPKAILMVSAHWEDAPLALGATETIPLVYDFWGFPEHYYQVRYGAPGAPLLAESVRKLLRGAGHPVQDVPDRGLDHGAYVPLVEMFPEADIPVLQISLPTLDPRKLMDVGRRLAPLRDEGVLIVGSGFFTHNLAALRHGGIPGWSEEFDAWGREALEARDIDALLDFEHKSPSGRLAHPRTEHFAPLFVTLGAAGDGLEDRRDVIDGFWMGLAKRSVQFG; encoded by the coding sequence ATGCCCGCCATCGCCCCCGAACGCATGCCCGCCCTCTATCTCTCCCATGGCGCGCCCCCGCTCGCCGACGATCCGGTCTGGCCGGGCCAGCTCGCCGCCTGGGCCGCCGGTCTGCCGCGCCCCAAGGCCATCCTGATGGTCTCCGCACACTGGGAGGACGCCCCGCTGGCGCTCGGCGCGACCGAGACCATCCCCCTCGTGTACGACTTCTGGGGCTTCCCCGAGCACTACTACCAGGTGCGGTACGGAGCTCCCGGTGCGCCCCTGCTGGCCGAGAGCGTACGGAAACTGCTGCGCGGCGCCGGTCACCCGGTCCAGGACGTCCCGGACCGGGGGCTCGACCACGGTGCGTACGTCCCGCTGGTCGAGATGTTCCCGGAGGCCGACATCCCGGTACTCCAGATCTCCCTGCCGACCCTCGATCCACGGAAGCTGATGGACGTCGGGCGCAGGCTCGCCCCGCTGCGGGACGAAGGCGTGCTGATCGTCGGCAGCGGTTTCTTCACGCACAATCTGGCCGCGCTGCGCCACGGGGGCATCCCCGGCTGGTCCGAGGAGTTCGACGCCTGGGGGCGGGAGGCGCTGGAGGCACGGGACATCGACGCACTGCTCGACTTCGAGCACAAGTCCCCGTCCGGGCGGCTCGCCCACCCGCGTACCGAGCACTTCGCGCCGCTGTTCGTGACGCTGGGGGCGGCCGGGGACGGGCTGGAGGACCGGCGCGATGTGATCGACGGCTTCTGGATGGGGCTGGCGAAGCGATCGGTGCAGTTCGGGTAG
- a CDS encoding N-acetyltransferase family protein: MSAQRTEVQVRPGKEADLQALTDLYNHYVRETAITFDTNVFTAEERRPWLLSHPEDGPHRLLVAQEVPSARILGYATSSSFRPKAAYATSVEVTVYCAPGVAGRGIGTMLYKALFEALGDEDVHRAYAGITLPNEASAALHARFGFTPVGTYREVGRKFGAYHDVAWYEKELGAQGLNGRGLDGEAVGGKRLTGQEPGGR, from the coding sequence ATGTCTGCGCAGCGTACGGAAGTGCAGGTCAGGCCGGGCAAGGAGGCGGATCTCCAGGCCCTCACCGACCTCTACAACCACTACGTCCGTGAGACTGCGATCACATTCGACACGAATGTCTTCACCGCCGAGGAGCGCCGTCCGTGGCTGCTCTCCCACCCTGAAGACGGCCCGCACCGGCTGCTGGTTGCGCAGGAGGTACCGTCTGCCCGGATTCTGGGATATGCAACCAGCAGCTCGTTCCGGCCGAAGGCCGCGTACGCCACTTCCGTCGAGGTGACCGTCTACTGCGCCCCCGGTGTGGCGGGGCGCGGGATCGGCACGATGCTCTACAAGGCGCTGTTCGAGGCGCTGGGTGACGAGGACGTGCACCGGGCGTACGCCGGTATCACCCTGCCCAACGAGGCATCGGCCGCCCTGCACGCCCGCTTCGGCTTCACGCCGGTGGGCACGTACCGCGAGGTGGGCCGGAAGTTCGGCGCGTACCACGATGTCGCCTGGTACGAGAAGGAGCTCGGCGCGCAGGGCCTGAACGGACGGGGCCTTGACGGGGAGGCCGTCGGCGGGAAGCGCCTCACCGGGCAGGAGCCCGGCGGGAGGTAG
- a CDS encoding sigma-70 family RNA polymerase sigma factor, which translates to MATRAVARRSDRASSVRAVGGEIADRDLVGMYLDEIARTPLLDAEKEVELSQTIEAGVYAQQILDGSVQSEAGGASREELDALIAAGERAKDVFIRSNLRLVVAVARRYPRAGLPLLDLIQEGNAGLVRAVEKFDYAKGFKFSTYATWWIRQAITRSIADQSRTIRLPVHLVEELGRIRRVQREFNREHGRDPEHEEIAAELDTKPARVSDVLDWARDPVSLNMPVDDQGETQFGDLLEDTSAVSPEQSVMTLLRSEELDELIGRLDHRTASIIKMRFGIDDGRERTLTEVGKEHGLTRERIRQIEKHALLELKKMADDVGFDAAA; encoded by the coding sequence ATGGCAACCCGTGCCGTCGCCCGTCGATCCGACCGGGCAAGCAGCGTTCGCGCCGTAGGCGGGGAGATCGCCGACCGCGACCTGGTCGGCATGTACCTCGACGAAATCGCACGTACGCCGCTGCTCGACGCCGAAAAGGAGGTTGAGCTGTCCCAGACCATCGAGGCCGGGGTGTACGCCCAGCAGATCCTCGACGGTTCCGTGCAGAGTGAGGCGGGCGGGGCCTCGCGTGAAGAGCTGGATGCGCTGATCGCCGCCGGGGAGCGCGCCAAGGACGTCTTCATCCGGTCCAACCTCCGGCTGGTCGTCGCTGTCGCCCGCCGCTATCCGCGAGCCGGTCTGCCGCTGCTCGACCTCATCCAGGAGGGCAACGCGGGTCTGGTGCGCGCGGTCGAGAAGTTCGACTACGCCAAGGGCTTCAAGTTCTCCACGTATGCGACCTGGTGGATCCGGCAGGCCATCACCCGGTCCATAGCGGACCAGTCGCGCACCATCCGGCTCCCTGTCCACCTGGTGGAGGAGCTGGGCCGGATCCGCCGTGTCCAGCGTGAGTTCAACCGGGAGCACGGCCGCGACCCGGAGCACGAGGAGATCGCCGCCGAGCTGGACACCAAGCCGGCCCGGGTGAGCGACGTGCTGGACTGGGCCCGTGACCCGGTCAGCCTGAACATGCCGGTCGACGACCAGGGCGAGACCCAGTTCGGGGACCTCCTGGAGGACACGTCGGCGGTGTCGCCCGAGCAGTCGGTGATGACGCTGCTGCGCAGTGAGGAGCTCGACGAGCTGATCGGCAGGCTCGATCACCGCACCGCCTCGATCATCAAGATGCGCTTCGGTATCGACGACGGCCGGGAGCGGACGCTGACCGAGGTCGGCAAGGAGCACGGTCTGACGCGCGAGCGGATCCGCCAGATCGAGAAGCACGCGCTGCTCGAACTGAAGAAGATGGCCGACGACGTGGGCTTCGACGCGGCGGCGTGA
- a CDS encoding MFS transporter — translation MTSTPQPTARDAQNAPDVRDDPQTAQAAAQGAAQAAAQAALRADRRRWFALAIVMTAAFMDLVDVTIVNIAIPSIQKDTGASFSQIQWITAGYALAFAAGLITGGRLGDIHGRKRLFLIGIGGFTLASALCGFAASPEMLVASRILQGAMAALMVPQVLSIVHATFPAEERGKVFGLFGAIVGLGAVSGPLLGALLTEWNIAGLEWRPIFLINLPVGLIGLLLGHRFITESKAPKALRLDIVGVLLVVAGLLMLLYPLTRGRELGWPVWGYVSMAGSVVVFGGLVAYERLKARKDGSPLVELELFKVKSFAAGIAVQATFGVALGIFFLVWTLYMQIGLGWSALRAGTTGIPFSVAVSAAAGISVQKLVPRFGRKVLQTGALLMTAGLLLYVWEADRYGTAIASWQMALPLVVMGVGMGLIVAPLTDAVLADVPKEHAGSASGLINTVQQMGNALGLGLVSVVFFGSISDRPAPSATGLAFVHAFMDSLWWVAGVLGVIFLLMFALPKRAPGGGGTDASPTGSGTDADADGSLREPALTV, via the coding sequence ATGACCTCAACACCCCAGCCCACCGCGCGGGATGCGCAGAATGCGCCGGACGTGCGGGACGACCCGCAGACGGCACAGGCGGCTGCACAAGGAGCCGCGCAGGCCGCCGCGCAGGCCGCGCTCCGGGCGGACCGCCGCAGATGGTTCGCGCTGGCCATCGTGATGACCGCGGCCTTCATGGACCTTGTCGACGTCACGATCGTCAACATCGCGATCCCGTCCATCCAGAAGGACACCGGCGCCTCGTTCAGCCAGATCCAGTGGATCACCGCCGGTTACGCACTCGCCTTCGCCGCCGGGCTGATCACGGGTGGCCGGCTCGGCGACATCCACGGCCGCAAGAGGCTCTTCCTCATCGGGATAGGCGGCTTCACGCTGGCCTCCGCACTGTGCGGCTTCGCGGCCAGCCCCGAGATGCTGGTCGCCTCCCGCATCCTGCAGGGTGCGATGGCGGCGCTGATGGTGCCCCAGGTGCTCTCGATCGTGCACGCCACCTTCCCCGCCGAGGAGCGCGGCAAGGTCTTCGGGCTGTTCGGCGCGATCGTCGGCCTGGGCGCGGTCTCCGGCCCGCTGCTCGGCGCGCTGCTCACCGAGTGGAACATCGCCGGTCTGGAGTGGCGCCCGATCTTCCTGATCAACCTGCCGGTCGGGCTGATCGGGCTGTTGCTCGGCCACAGGTTCATCACCGAGTCCAAGGCTCCGAAGGCCCTACGGCTGGACATCGTCGGTGTGCTGCTCGTGGTGGCGGGTCTGCTGATGCTGCTCTACCCGCTGACGCGCGGCCGTGAGCTGGGCTGGCCGGTCTGGGGTTACGTCTCGATGGCGGGCAGCGTCGTCGTCTTCGGCGGGCTGGTCGCGTACGAGCGGCTGAAGGCGCGGAAGGACGGTTCGCCGCTGGTCGAGCTGGAGCTGTTCAAGGTGAAGAGCTTCGCGGCCGGCATCGCCGTGCAGGCCACGTTCGGTGTGGCGCTGGGCATCTTCTTCCTGGTCTGGACGCTGTACATGCAGATCGGCCTCGGCTGGAGCGCGCTGCGGGCCGGGACCACGGGGATCCCGTTCTCGGTCGCGGTCTCGGCGGCGGCCGGTATCTCCGTACAGAAACTGGTACCGCGCTTCGGCCGCAAGGTGCTCCAGACGGGAGCCCTGCTGATGACGGCCGGGCTGCTGCTCTACGTCTGGGAGGCGGACCGGTACGGGACGGCCATCGCGTCCTGGCAGATGGCGCTGCCGCTGGTGGTCATGGGGGTCGGTATGGGACTGATCGTCGCGCCGCTGACGGACGCGGTGCTCGCGGACGTTCCGAAGGAGCACGCCGGGTCGGCCTCCGGGCTGATCAACACCGTGCAGCAGATGGGCAATGCGCTGGGGCTCGGCCTGGTGTCCGTGGTGTTCTTCGGGTCGATCAGCGACCGGCCGGCACCGAGCGCGACCGGCCTCGCGTTCGTCCACGCGTTCATGGACTCGCTGTGGTGGGTCGCGGGGGTGCTCGGCGTGATCTTCCTGCTGATGTTCGCCCTGCCGAAGCGGGCACCCGGAGGCGGCGGGACGGATGCGTCCCCGACCGGCAGCGGGACGGACGCAGACGCGGACGGGTCACTCCGGGAACCGGCGCTCACCGTCTGA
- a CDS encoding helix-turn-helix transcriptional regulator produces MTDTPVRLLHLLSLLQTPREWPGGELAERLDVSRRTIRRDIDRLRDLGYPVQATMGAEGGYRLVAGKAMPPLVLDDEEAVAIAVGLRAGAGHAVEGIEEASVRALAKLEQVLPSRLRHRVATLQAATIPLTSGDGATVDPGTLTVIAGAATGSERLRFGYRAGNGTETKRLVEPYRLVSTGRRWYLVAYDIDREGWRTFRVDRVSEPFATGARFVPRELPVSDAAEFVSRSLSRRQPSVDLDVTFEAPAEFVAARLPNGMGTPEVLGERRCRLRAPVADSLEWLGLRLAVVDAEFTVHHPPELVEYVAELGARLGRAAGVGNRPGAGAE; encoded by the coding sequence ATGACGGACACTCCGGTACGGCTGCTGCACCTTCTCTCGCTGCTCCAGACTCCGCGCGAATGGCCCGGTGGGGAGCTGGCCGAGCGCCTCGACGTCAGCAGGCGCACGATCCGGCGCGACATCGACCGGCTGCGGGACCTCGGCTATCCCGTCCAGGCCACGATGGGGGCCGAGGGCGGATACCGGCTGGTGGCGGGCAAGGCCATGCCCCCGCTGGTCCTCGACGACGAAGAGGCGGTGGCCATCGCGGTCGGGCTGCGCGCCGGGGCCGGGCACGCGGTCGAGGGCATCGAGGAGGCCTCCGTACGGGCCCTGGCCAAGCTGGAACAGGTCCTGCCGTCCAGGCTGCGCCACCGGGTCGCCACGCTCCAGGCCGCGACGATCCCGCTGACCAGCGGTGACGGGGCGACGGTCGACCCGGGCACGCTGACGGTGATCGCGGGGGCCGCAACCGGGTCCGAGCGGCTGCGCTTCGGCTACCGCGCCGGGAACGGTACGGAGACGAAGCGCCTGGTCGAGCCGTACCGGCTGGTCTCCACCGGGCGCCGCTGGTATCTCGTGGCGTACGACATCGACCGCGAGGGCTGGCGTACGTTCCGGGTCGACCGGGTGAGTGAACCCTTCGCTACCGGGGCGCGGTTCGTCCCGCGAGAACTCCCTGTGAGTGACGCGGCGGAGTTCGTCAGCCGGTCCCTGTCGCGGCGCCAGCCTTCGGTGGATCTCGATGTCACCTTCGAGGCCCCGGCGGAGTTCGTGGCGGCCCGGCTGCCGAACGGGATGGGCACGCCCGAGGTGCTGGGCGAGCGGCGCTGCCGACTCCGGGCGCCGGTGGCGGACTCGCTGGAGTGGCTGGGGCTGCGGCTCGCGGTGGTGGACGCGGAGTTCACCGTGCACCACCCGCCCGAGCTGGTGGAGTACGTGGCGGAGCTGGGGGCCCGACTGGGCCGCGCGGCGGGAGTGGGGAACCGGCCGGGGGCCGGGGCGGAGTGA
- a CDS encoding DUF6227 family protein → MSHSHETTEEHLARLLGRALNAFELSDTTVDRLGSALAHSSALHSSHHSSGAGLHRETYRHTFLIADGTDLTLWELVYETGTGTGPQYELYPGEAEARLAVTRIRGADAAAMFPDDDPEDDLGLLTALQSAPPPAVARTYAADRSADHARRVLRRAENPDCPGEDVARLLRSAFAHQISQALGSQCRFESVGPAAFTLYEHAFLLLDGQEISLWEVEHTATPDGRHMCEVYASQSEARTAMELRARVR, encoded by the coding sequence TTGAGCCATTCGCATGAGACGACCGAGGAGCACCTCGCGCGACTCCTCGGCCGCGCACTGAACGCTTTCGAGCTGTCCGACACCACCGTCGACCGACTCGGCTCCGCGCTGGCGCACAGCTCGGCGCTGCACTCCTCGCACCACAGCTCGGGCGCCGGGCTGCACCGCGAGACGTACCGGCACACGTTCCTCATCGCCGACGGCACCGACCTGACGCTGTGGGAGCTGGTGTACGAGACGGGTACGGGTACGGGCCCGCAGTACGAGCTGTATCCGGGCGAGGCGGAGGCCAGACTCGCCGTGACCCGGATCCGCGGGGCGGATGCCGCCGCGATGTTCCCGGACGACGACCCGGAGGACGATCTCGGGCTCCTCACCGCGCTTCAGTCGGCGCCCCCGCCCGCCGTGGCCAGGACGTATGCGGCCGACCGGTCGGCCGACCACGCCCGCCGGGTGCTGCGCCGCGCGGAGAACCCGGACTGCCCCGGTGAGGACGTCGCCCGGCTGCTGCGCTCCGCGTTCGCCCACCAGATCAGCCAGGCCCTCGGCAGCCAGTGCCGATTCGAGAGCGTCGGCCCCGCGGCCTTCACCCTCTACGAGCACGCCTTTCTGCTGCTCGACGGCCAGGAGATCAGCCTCTGGGAGGTCGAGCACACGGCGACGCCGGACGGGCGCCATATGTGCGAGGTGTACGCGTCACAGAGCGAGGCCCGCACAGCGATGGAGCTCCGCGCCCGCGTACGCTGA